DNA from Meles meles chromosome Y, mMelMel3.1 paternal haplotype, whole genome shotgun sequence:
ACCCCACTCTCGTGATCCCCGAGGCATGAGCCAGGCCACCACAACGTGGGCCCCCAGCCACAGGAGTCTTCTGCTCTAGCCGGGCCACATCGGGGGTCCCTCCACAAAGGTATACGAAGGATACGGCCTTGGCCCAGAAGCCAGGGATGCCCCGGATGAGGGCGCTTCGGGGGTCCAGGTGATGCCGTCGCCTCTGACAGAACCTGAGCTTGAGCCCGGAGTAGGCCCTACTGGCGTCCTTGTTCATGGGCTCCAGCTCTGACTGCAGGGCCTCAAGAGCctggagtgggggcgggggtggtcctGGCCGTGCCCCTGGCtgttcttcccctccctgcttctcctgcaGCTCCTGCGCTTCTCCCTCATTCTGGCGCTGCTCCCAGGCCTCTTCCCTCCCGtcttcgtcctcctcctcctgcacaGGTACCTCTGCGACCTCATCCTCATCagcctcctcatcctcctcctgccccttctcttcCTCAGCCTTTTCAGGcttctccacctcctccacctgctcctcttcctcagtcttctcttccccctcaggctccacctcctccttctcaACATCCTCAACCTCCCTCTCCTCGGCCCTGTCAGCCTTGGGCTGCTCAGCTTCTTCGgcttcctcctcagcctcctcccactcctgcttctcctcctcttctgccaCCTCTTTCTCCATCCCAAGCTCGTCTTCCTCCTCCGTCACCTCCTCAGCTTCTCTagccttctcctctgcctcctcttcctcctcctgtggctcccctccctcctctgtccccttctcctcagcctcctcctctgtGGGCTTCACATCCTCAGTCTCCTCCACAGGTTCCTCCTCCTCATTCCCAACTCCCCTTCTTCCTCAGCTTCCTCGCACCCATCTGTCTCctcagcctcctcttcctccccatcctcctgtcccttctcctcagcctcctccttggacccctcagcctcctcctcGGACTCGTCAGCCTCCTCCTCAGACTCCTCAGACTCCTCTGGCTCTTCGTCCTCCTCCTCTGTTTCCTCGCCCTCCTCTTCGATGCCGTCGACCTCCTCCTcagtctcctctccctcctcagcctccccctcttcctcagcCTCACTCTCAACCTCCCTAGCCCCGTCATCatcgtcctcctcctcttcagaCTCCCCGGGGCCCTCCGCCACCTCGACCACCACCAGTTGCCACACCAACATTAGGTCATCCACCACTAGCACAAGCTCCACCACTAGGGTGGCATCCTCTCTCTCCCAACGGCCTTCCTCTTCCTGCCCAGGCTCTGCCGCCATCCCCACGCCTAGGCCCAGCGGCACCTTCGCCtctcttctgggggtggggtatATGTCTGCGGACAGCCGCGTCCTCATGGACCCCTCCCTCGACTGAGTTGGTCAGGATTTGGGGACAGTCCCGCGTCCCATGTGACCCCAGCGGGGGCAGCTGCTGAGGAACGGAGCAGGAAGGGTGAGCACGCGGCTCCCGCAGGCGGCCAGGCAGCGGAGCTCTGCGGCCCAGCGAAGCGTGGACGTCAGCCGTCTCCTCCCAGAAGCCACCTTCTGGAAGTCTGGGACGCATGCGCACAAGGCCTTGGGGCCAGGAGGCCACGGGGCAGAGGTGGAGGTGGCAGGCATGCGGCCTTGGCGCCAAGGAGGCCTGATCCACGCCCAGGACAATGGCAGGACCCCAGGTCCAACCAGCGGCAAAGCTGTGAGCGTGCCCGccacaggccccgcccctcaCCCCCTGCAGGAGCCGGCCAGGGAGGCAGCCACTGCGCCTCCTCCAGGGTGGCCTGGGGTTCTACCTAAGGAGCCCCGGACCCCAGTGCCCACAACCCCTTCCCCCCCATCCCGTGGCCTCCTCTGGCACGCTCT
Protein-coding regions in this window:
- the LOC123935784 gene encoding testis-specific Y-encoded protein 3-like, translated to MRTRLSADIYPTPRREAKVPLGLGVGMAAEPGQEEEGRWEREDATLVVELVLVVDDLMLVWQLVVVEVAEGPGESEEEEDDDDGAREVESEAEEEGEAEEGEETEEEVDGIEEEGEETEEEDEEPEESEESEEEADESEEEVEEVEKPEKAEEEKGQEEDEEADEDEVAEVPVQEEEDEDGREEAWEQRQNEGEAQELQEKQGGEEQPGARPGPPPPPLQALEALQSELEPMNKDASRAYSGLKLRFCQRRRHHLDPRSALIRGIPGFWAKAFVNHPQMSAMISGQDKGILGSMTDLKVEDLESPRDRRKILLFFRKNSYFRNEVVEKEYVLRAAGYEPSHSTPIQWHRNYEREAYRRRHHNSSLNFFNWFSDHSFAGSSRIAEILMDDLWPNPLQYYVRKKAPAEGTERRAGETPSTWVRKMLRRAPWELGFTNEETEASRNTQEVVTPCPNGITMSQGVRCQTSSAWEA